Part of the Polaribacter sp. Hel1_33_78 genome is shown below.
GTATGATTCAAAGAATACAAACAATATATTTACTTATAGCTTCAATAGTTTCTGGAGGATTAATTTTTGTATTTAATTTATGGAAAACCTTAAAAGAACAAATTTTTGTATTAGATTTGTTTGAAGAAGGGTTATTTACTTTAAACGTAGTGCCTTTTATGTTCATTACATCTTCGATTTTATCATTAGTAACTATCTTTTTATATAAGAACAGAAAGTTACAATTTGTAATCGGACGTATAATAATTTTGATGAATCTTTTTTTATTAGGATTATTGATTTATTTATCTCTAACTTTATCTGGAGAAACAATTGTTTCTGAGAAAGGTATTGGAATGTTCTTACCAATTTTAGTCGTTTTGCTTATTGTTTTAGCAAATAAAGCTATTAAAAAGGATGAAGATCTCGTAAAATCTGTAGATAGATTGCGATAAAACTAACAAATAGTATATTTAGTGCGAAAAAAAACCGAGAAATATTTCTCGGTTTTTTATTTTTGAAAGGAATTTATTATTTTCTTTTTAGTTTTAATAACGAATGCTATTAATTATTTGTTTATTTTTAAGTATTTGAAATACAATAAATTAATGTTTTTTATCTCCCTACAAATAGGGATGTTTATCCTTGTAATTAAGGAGGTATTAATTTCACTATAAATGGGTATTGTAAATTCCTATAATATAATTTAAATTTGATAATAAATAATGAAGAAAAAGATATACGTTCACGTAGCTGATGATCATAAGATATTGATTGAGGGTATTATAGCTATCATTAATACAGATAAGGATATCGCAATAAGAGGATATTCTTTAACTGGTAAAGAAGTTATTGATTGGTTTGATAAAAAGGAAAATAAGGCAGATGTTTTAATTTTAGATATTACAATGCCTTTTCTAGATGGTTTTGAAGTGTTGCAACATTTTAATAAAAAAGGAATTAGACAAAATGTTATTATCCTCTCTAGTTACGATGATATAAAGATTGTACAAGAAATGTTAAGTCTTGGTTGCAAAGGTTATATTAGTAAGAAGAATGCAGGAGATCATGTTATAGATGCTATAAAGGCAGTTGCGAATGGGGATCAATATTTTAGTAGTGATATTCAAACGGTTCTTTTAAAATCTTTTGCTGGTCAACAGGTGCCTGTCGGTGATGCACCAAATAAATTTATAATCGAAACCTTAACAGATAGAGAGTTGGATGTTTTAAAATTAATAACACAACAATTTAATTCTCCAGAGATTGCAGATGCATTGAGTTTAGGCATTAGTACAGTAGAAACTCATCGGAAAAATTTATTAAGAAAATTAAAAGTAAAAAATTCAGTGGGTTTGGCCATGTATGCAGTACGAAATAATATAGTGTAAATGTCAATTAAATTTATTAATTTAGCAAAAAGTTGTTTAATATTTAAAATTAAGAAAAATGAGAAAAATTAAATTTGTAGCCTTCGCAGTTATGGCGTCTTTAGTGTTTTCATCCTGTTCATCAGATGAAATATTATTGCCAGAGCAGCAAAATCAGAGTAAAGAATTGTTCAAGACATATCAATTAAAGAGAGATGCAGAGGGTGCATATTCAATTGATGTAAATACAGAAGATAACGTCAGTATTGGTAAAGTTAAAAATAATAGTAATAATACTAATGAACTGCATTTA
Proteins encoded:
- a CDS encoding DUF4293 domain-containing protein; the encoded protein is MIQRIQTIYLLIASIVSGGLIFVFNLWKTLKEQIFVLDLFEEGLFTLNVVPFMFITSSILSLVTIFLYKNRKLQFVIGRIIILMNLFLLGLLIYLSLTLSGETIVSEKGIGMFLPILVVLLIVLANKAIKKDEDLVKSVDRLR
- a CDS encoding response regulator transcription factor yields the protein MKKKIYVHVADDHKILIEGIIAIINTDKDIAIRGYSLTGKEVIDWFDKKENKADVLILDITMPFLDGFEVLQHFNKKGIRQNVIILSSYDDIKIVQEMLSLGCKGYISKKNAGDHVIDAIKAVANGDQYFSSDIQTVLLKSFAGQQVPVGDAPNKFIIETLTDRELDVLKLITQQFNSPEIADALSLGISTVETHRKNLLRKLKVKNSVGLAMYAVRNNIV